The Bombus vancouverensis nearcticus chromosome 12, iyBomVanc1_principal, whole genome shotgun sequence genome contains a region encoding:
- the LOC117155209 gene encoding uncharacterized protein LOC117155209, whose translation MCSIARLLSCMLLLLSAAIVVIASEQAVSNFETVHTSNAAILNRLGLAPLQIPDGHHKKRLAGPEPPGLGSQTRIHQPYSRRHGHRDSHVYIVKLPASPPYYTITKPHKTVKDDKITKTGPNFPVGFQGNGKPAKIYHWNLPVVKKIGEKKRLYSQLKLEQAKKKMDVTKKYQNSKNFIETRGSSKISQDLPRQENKKYFDNNNDKINVRQSSDSPSKHVRNNDKRLNYPDHEEKKNESTKKNESTKKSSTNLSNKTYRLDDSGVHRIHLTNELHGSRNTAKVKKHRKKAAMSYYAPITGKSGSTSIHKNFPGNGKPKAFYVMEKSRKPVYYHPLLP comes from the coding sequence ATTGCTGAGCTGCATGCTGCTGCTCCTTTCGGCCGCCATCGTCGTAATCGCATCCGAGCAAGCGGTGTCCAACTTCGAGACAGTTCACACGAGCAACGCGGCGATCTTGAATCGGCTCGGTCTCGCGCCGCTTCAGATCCCCGATGGACACCATAAGAAACGTCTTGCTGGTCCCGAGCCGCCTGGACTCGGCTCCCAGACACGGATCCACCAACCCTATAGCCGTCGACACGGACATAGAGACAGCCACGTCTACATCGTAAAGCTTCCTGCCAGTCCGCCGTACTACACGATCACGAAACCGCACAAAACGGTGAAAGACGACAAGATAACCAAAACTGGGCCGAATTTCCCCGTAGGATTTCAAGGAAACGGGAAACCAGCGAAGATCTATCACTGGAATCTTCCTGTGGTGAAGAAGATCGGCGAGAAGAAGAGACTGTACTCTCAGCTGAAGCTGGAGCAGGCTAAGAAGAAGATGGACGTCACCAAGAAGTATCAGAACTCGAAGAATTTTATAGAGACTCGGGGCAGTTCGAAGATCAGTCAGGATCTTCCTCGTCAAgagaataagaaatattttgataaCAACAACGATAAGATTAACGTTCGTCAAAGTAGTGACAGTCCATCGAAACACGTAAGAAACAATGATAAGAGGCTCAACTATCCTGATCACgaagagaagaaaaacgaaTCGACGAAGAAAAACGAATCAACGAAGAAAAGCAGCACCAACTTAAGTAACAAGACCTACAGGCTGGATGATTCAGGCGTGCACAGGATTCACCTGACGAACGAACTTCACGGCTCGAGGAACACGGCAAAGGTGAAGAAACACCGGAAGAAGGCAGCCATGTCGTACTACGCGCCAATCACCGGCAAGTCCGGCTCCACGAGCATCCACAAGAACTTCCCCGGAAATGGAAAACCGAAGGCGTTCTACGTGATGGAGAAGAGTCGCAAGCCCGTCTACTATCATCCCTTGTTACCTTAA
- the LOC117155210 gene encoding uncharacterized protein LOC117155210, translating into MKISATLLVCAMASTAAVPLQDTLNDARLFPRNKDAVPVSTEPGIVTGKDATNQSTKKQSEKTDSGTKESKSSLLASIQDNNQGKLEVGRFSKQSNEVKATKKNRKHKAIFVNYPLVSQLPFSNVPYDIDYPSNNFDTEERTMSDPNRYEESNIFYIRLPPTPYMFVPGLGYISQPPTYSTASLRPHVPYTRPGRPKPNYQQPVNPFIKLPIDFVSNGKPTSVYQWQKKTNKKPTDSPITNLDSVSADFVSNGKPTSIYQWQGNLKPTKKPADDLVNKLDKGPYTFNGKPTSFFLLKSDGTAGARQAFRYPDYRQDNSYY; encoded by the coding sequence ATGAAGATCTCGGCTACTTTATTGGTTTGCGCGATGGCATCGACGGCGGCGGTGCCGCTCCAAGACACCCTGAATGACGCTCGATTGTTCCCTCGGAACAAGGACGCGGTTCCAGTTTCCACGGAACCCGGGATTGTCACCGGCAAGGACGCGACGAATCAGTCGACAAAAAAGCAATCAGAGAAGACCGACAGTGGAACGAAAGAGTCGAAATCCTCGTTGCTAGCCTCGATTCAAGATAATAATCAAGGCAAGCTTGAGGTTGGCCGTTTCTCAAAGCAATCCAACGAAGTCAAAGCAACTAAGAAGAATCGGAAGCATAAAGCCATCTTCGTCAATTATCCTCTCGTTTCACAGCTTCCATTTTCTAACGTCCCCTACGATATCGATTATCCCAGCAACAACTTCGATACCGAAGAAAGAACCATGTCGGATCCGAATAGATACGAGGAAAGCAACATCTTTTACATCAGGCTACCACCCACGCCGTACATGTTCGTGCCAGGTTTAGGCTATATCTCGCAACCGCCCACTTACTCCACAGCCAGCCTTCGGCCGCATGTCCCGTACACGAGACCCGGAAGGCCGAAACCAAACTACCAGCAACCCGTTAACCCGTTCATCAAGCTGCCCATCGATTTTGTGAGCAACGGGAAACCGACGTCGGTCTACCAATGGCAAAAGAAGACGAACAAGAAACCAACGGACAGCCCAATCACCAATCTGGACAGCGTTTCGGCGGACTTTGTGAGCAATGGGAAACCAACATCGATTTATCAATGGCAGGGCAATTTAAAGCCGACCAAGAAACCAGCGGACGATTTGGTCAACAAGCTGGACAAGGGCCCGTACACGTTTAATGGCAAGCCTACCAGTTTCTTTCTGTTGAAGTCTGATGGAACCGCAGGGGCACGTCAGGCTTTCCGGTACCCCGACTACCGGCAAGATAATTCCTACTATTGA